A stretch of the Acyrthosiphon pisum isolate AL4f chromosome A2, pea_aphid_22Mar2018_4r6ur, whole genome shotgun sequence genome encodes the following:
- the LOC100165440 gene encoding beta-galactosidase, with protein sequence MGLLSENYETQSLIKKRKVRWNQKLSKCLFIVVLFVILKVAFVYILYVLIRNGSESKETPEVAERTFTVDYERNEFLKDGQVFRYVSGSLHYFRVPKPYWKDRIQKMKVAGLNAVSTYVEWSLHEPYPGVYNFEDFADLEYFLKLVQDEGMYLLLRPGPYISAERDFGGFPFWLLNVVPKNGLRTNDSSYKHYIAKWFNVLMPKIIPFLYGNGGNIIMVQVENEYGTYYACDHQYMIWLRDLYKSYIKSKALLYTTDMCGDSYFKCGPVADVYATVDFGPWNTDVNQCFQHMKEFQNGGPLVNSEYYTGWVSYWGSPIVSTSSDIFLSTMKEMLALNASVNIFLIHGGTNFGFTSGAFKNSNQSYKSAVTSYDFTALLNEAGDPTDKYIKVKKLLEETNFAVSNDISLVPAPKGYYGTLKMQHLVSIFEKVAQRIKPVESDVPLGFEIMSINTGFVMYETILTNDQKFVSAPVNLTISKIRDQATIFLDQVQVNIIPRKYENLPVTLNINSTVQKLRILIENQGRINLGNYIEDRKGIFEPVTLGNHVLGPWKMIAYPLNETSWLSTIEPHKQSVLPAFYKTTFTLPDNLSKPLDTYLDPTGWKKGVAFVNGINIGRYWPPAGPQITLYVPALFLIPYPGENSIIMLELEGVPKNLSISLVDKPILNGKVNQGF encoded by the exons atgggtTTATTGtctgaaaattatgaaacaCA atcattgataaaaaaaagaaaagtgaGGTGGAACCAAAAACTATCAAAGTGTCTTTTCATTGTTGTATTGTTCGTTATTTTGAAAGTGGCTTTTGTTTATATTCTATACGTTTTAATTAGAAATGGATCAGAATCAAAAGAGACACCAGAG GTAGCTGAGCGCACTTTTACTGTTGATTACGAACGTAATGAGTTCCTAAAAGACGGCCAAGTATTTCGATATGTTTCCGGTTCGCTACACTATTTTAGAGTTCCTAAACCTTACTGGAAGGACAGAATTCAGAAAATGAAAGTAGCTGGTTTAAACGCTGTATCGAC tTATGTAGAATGGAGTTTACATGAACCTTATCCAGGTGTATATAATTTTGAGGATTTCGCTGATTTGGAGTATTTTCTGAAATTAGTTCAAGACGAAGGGATGTATTTGTTGCTCAGACCTGGACCATATATTAGCGCTGAAAGAGATTTT GGTGGATTTCCATTTTGGTTATTGAACGTAGTGCCGAAAAATGGTCTGAGAACTAATGATTCAA gttataaacattatattgcaAAATGGTTTAATGTACTTATGCCTAAAATCATTCCTTTTTTATACGGAAATGGTGGAAATATCATTATGGTTCAA gtagagAACGAATATGGAACTTACTATGCGTGTGACCATCAGTATATGATATGGTTACGAGATTTGTATAAAAGTTACATCAAATCCAAAGCTTTACTTTACACAACCGATATGTGTGGAGATTCATACTTTAAATGTGGTCCCGTAGCTGATGTTTATGCTACCGTGGACTTTGGCCCTTGGAACACCGATG TTAATCAATGTTTTCAACACATGAAAGAATTTCAAAATGGAGGACCGCTAGTTAACTCTGAGTATTATACTGGTTGGGTGTCCTATTGGGGTTCACCAATTGTCTCGACAAGCTCTGATATATTTTTGTCTACCATGAAAGAAATGTTAGCTTTGAATGCATCCgtcaatatttttcttatcCATGGAGGGACAAATTTCGGGTTTACTTCTGGTGCCTTCAAAAATAGTAATCAAAGTTATAAGTCAGCAGTAACCTCATATGATTTTACTGCTCTATTGAACGAAGCTGGAGATCCGACCGACAAGTACATTAAAGTTAAGAAATTGCTCGAAGAAACT AACTTCGCAGTATCAAACGATATATCACTCGTTCCGGCACCCAAAGGTTATTATGGAACACTCAAAATGCAGCATCTGGTTAGTATTTTCGAAAAGGTCGCGCAACGGATAAAACCGGTAGAAAGCGATGTTCCACTTGGTTTCGAAATCATGAGTATAAACACAGGATTTGTGATGTACGAGACTATTTTGACAAACGATCAAAAATTCGTCTCAGCTCCTGTAAACCTTACTATTAGCAAAATCAGAGACCAAGCAACCATCTTCTTAGACcag GTACAAGTGAATATAATACCtcgaaaatatgaaaatttaccTGTAACCTTAAATATAAACAGTACAGTTCAAAAGCTAAGGATTCTAATAGAAAACCAAGGAAGAATTAACCTCGGAAATTATATAGAAGACAGAAAG GGTATTTTTGAACCTGTAACTTTGGGTAACCATGTACTGGGTCCGTGGAAGATGATAGCATACCCTCTGAACGAAACGTCTTGGCTTTCTACTATCGAGCCACACAAACAATCCGTATTACCggcattttataaaacaacatttacatTGCCAGATAATTTATCAAAACCTTTAGATACCTACTTGGATCCAACTGGTTGGAAAaag GGTGTTGCTTTTGTGAATGGGATTAATATTGGTCGATACTGGCCACCGGCTGGACCACAAATTACTCTATACGTTCCAGCTTTATTTCTAATTCCTTATCCTGGAGAAAACAGCATCATTATGTTAGAACTGGAAGGTGTTCCTAAAAATTTGTCAATATCGTTAGTCGACAAACCTATTCTCAATGGTAAAGTAAATCAaggattttaa
- the LOC100162812 gene encoding beta-galactosidase: MKAAGLNAISTYVEWSLHEPYPGEYNFDDIADLEYFLQLVKDEGMYLLLRPGPYICAERDFGGFPFWLLNVVPKKRLRTNDPSYKHYVTKWFNVLMPKIDRFLYGNGGNIIMVQVENEYGSYNACDQEYMLWLRDLYKRYVGYKALLYTTDGCGYSYFTCGAIPDVYATVDFGASVKDVSQCFKYMRTTQKRGPLVNSEYYAGWLSHWREPSPVISSYEVVETMKDMLALNASINFYMFHGGTNFGFTSGANKYESLKNPDYLPQLTSYDYNSPLDEAGDPTEKYFKIKKLLEGTNFIVSNEISPVAAPKGDYGTFTMQPLVSLFEKVTQRIKPVESDVPLGFEIMGLNSGFVMYETILTDDQKDVTAPVNLTISTIRDQATIFLDQAQIKVVPRKYENTPISLNINSTVQKLSILIENQGRINFGSFLEDRKGIFEPVLLGRHVLGPWKMIAYPLNETSWFSTIEPQKDAVLPAFYKTQFKLPDGLTKPLDTYLDVTGWKKGVAFVNGINIGRYWPSAGPQITLYVPATFLIPQPGLNTIVMLELEGVPENLSISLTDKPILFGPINVLQTNH, translated from the exons ATGAAAGCAGCTGGTTTAAATGCCATATCAac TTATGTGGAATGGAGTTTACATGAACCATATCCAGGAGAATACAACTTTGATGATATAGCCGATTTAGAGTATTTCTTGCAGTTAGTTAAAGACGAGGGCATGTATTTGTTGCTCAGACCAGGGCCATATATTTGCGCCGAAAGAGATTTT GGTGGATTTCCATTTTGGTTATTGAACGTGGTGCCTAAAAAACGTCTGAGAACTAATGATCCAA GTTATAAACATTACGTTACCAAATGGTTTAATGTTCTTATGCCCAAAATTGACCGCTTTTTGTATGGGAATGGCGGAAACATAATTATGGTTCAG GTGGAGAATGAATATGGTAGCTACAATGCCTGCGACCAAGAGTATATGTTGTGGTTGCGAGATTTGTATAAACGTTACGTTGGATATAAAGCTTTACTGTACACAACTGATGGATGTGGATATTCTTATTTTACATGTGGTGCTATACCTGACGTCTACGCAACTGTAGATTTTGGTGCCTCGGTTAAAGATG TTTcccaatgttttaaatatatgagAACAACACAAAAGAGAGGGCCTCTAGTGAACTCCGAGTATTATGCTGGTTGGTTATCGCATTGGCGTGAACCATCGCCTGTCATCAGTAGCTACGAAGTTGTGGAAACTATGAAAGACATGCTAGCTTTGAATGCATCGATCAATTTCTATATGTTTCATGGAGGTACAAATTTTGGGTTTACTTCTGGTGCCAACAAATACGAAAGTTTAAAAAATCCAGATTATTTGCCTCAATTAACCTCATATGATTACAATTCTCCGCTAGACGAAGCAGGAGATCCAAccgaaaagtattttaaaattaagaaattactCGAAGGAACT AATTTTATAGTGTCAAATGAAATATCACCCGTTGCAGCACCTAAAGGTGATTATGGAACATTCACAATGCAGCCATTGGTTAGTCTTTTTGAAAAAGTCACGCAACGGATAAAACCGGTAGAAAGCGATGTTCCTCTTGGGTTTGAAATCATGGGTTTGAATTCCGGATTTGTTATGTACGAAACTATTTTGACTGACGATCAAAAAGACGTCACAGCTCCTGTAAATCTTACTATTAGCACAATCAGAGATCAAGCAACCATCTTTTTGGACCAG gcacaAATAAAAGTTGTACCGCGTAAATACGAAAATACACCTATtagcttaaatataaatagtactgTTCAAAAGCTAAGCATTCTAATAGAAAATCAAGGAAGAATCAACTTCGGAAGCTTTTTGGAAGACCGTAAG GGTATTTTTGAACCAGTATTATTGGGTAGACATGTACTGGGACCGTGGAAGATGATAGCGTACCCTTTAAATGAAACGTCTTGGTTTTCGACGATTGAACCACAAAAAGATGCTGTATTACCAGCATTTTATAAAACCCAATTTAAATTACCTGACGGTTTAACAAAACCTTTGGATACTTATTTGGACGTTACCGGTTGGAAAAAG gGCGTTGCTTTTGTGAATGGAATAAATATAGGGCGATATTGGCCATCAGCTGGACCACAAATAACTCTTTATGTTCCAGCTACATTTCTAATTCCACAGCCGGGTTTAAACACTATCGTCATGTTGGAACTTGAAGGAGTTCCTGAGAACTTGTCAATATCGTTAACTGATAAACCTATTCTTTTTGGTCCTATAAATGTTTTGCAAACCAATCATTAA